One Gloeobacter morelensis MG652769 DNA window includes the following coding sequences:
- a CDS encoding gamma-glutamylcyclotransferase family protein, whose product MALWHRAALLFVYGTLRYGQSNHGLLRGRADWVREATCRGYLYSVEDRYPALALDEAAPPVVGELYSPHPATRAVLMIDLDRLEGIEEQHYRPVVLERPDGGWLVYAVGPGLESYCCPDRRIVGGDWCRYRAGRDRLGPNG is encoded by the coding sequence ATGGCTTTATGGCATCGGGCGGCACTGCTGTTCGTCTACGGCACGCTCAGGTACGGGCAGAGCAACCACGGCCTGCTGCGCGGGCGGGCGGATTGGGTGCGTGAAGCCACCTGCCGGGGGTATCTTTACTCCGTCGAGGATCGCTACCCGGCCCTGGCGCTCGACGAGGCTGCCCCGCCGGTGGTGGGGGAACTGTACTCCCCACACCCGGCCACCCGCGCCGTACTGATGATCGATCTCGACCGGCTCGAAGGCATCGAGGAGCAGCACTACCGGCCGGTGGTGCTGGAGCGGCCCGATGGCGGCTGGTTGGTCTACGCGGTCGGGCCGGGCCTCGAAAGTTACTGTTGCCCGGATCGGCGCATCGTCGGGGGGGACTGGTGCCGCTACCGCGCCGGGCGCGATAGGCTGGGTCCGAACGGATAG
- a CDS encoding phosphatidate cytidylyltransferase: MSARILSASVLIPLVLLAIYLGGWFFTLALAVLVVLGQIEFFEIVRRKGYRPTQNLCLGLSLTLLAIQQLYPQLANGAFVLAGGLVCVSLLFRRQPPATISDMATSLLGLFYTGYLPSFLVQLRALDGLGYLLLLTFACIWASDIGAFFFGKAFGRTPLTPISPKKTVEGAIFGTTASILVGLAGAALLGWSLWPLTGIVFGLLVGVSGLLGDLTESLMKRDVGLKDAGNLIPGHGGILDRADSYIFTAPVAFYFIDFIVLGRLPLP; encoded by the coding sequence ATGTCGGCCCGCATCCTCAGCGCGAGTGTTCTTATCCCCCTGGTCCTGCTGGCCATCTACCTCGGGGGCTGGTTTTTCACCCTGGCGCTCGCGGTACTGGTGGTGCTGGGGCAGATCGAATTTTTTGAGATTGTCCGCCGCAAGGGCTACCGGCCCACCCAGAACCTTTGCCTGGGTCTGAGTCTGACGCTGCTTGCCATTCAGCAGCTCTATCCGCAACTGGCCAATGGCGCCTTTGTGCTGGCCGGGGGGCTGGTGTGCGTGTCGCTGCTGTTTCGCCGCCAGCCCCCGGCCACGATCTCCGATATGGCCACCAGTTTACTGGGGCTTTTCTACACCGGCTATTTGCCCAGTTTCTTAGTACAGCTTCGAGCCCTCGACGGCTTGGGCTATCTGCTGCTGCTCACCTTTGCCTGCATCTGGGCCTCGGATATCGGCGCGTTTTTCTTCGGCAAGGCTTTCGGCCGCACACCGCTCACACCCATCAGCCCCAAAAAGACCGTCGAAGGAGCGATTTTCGGCACGACGGCGAGCATTCTGGTGGGTCTGGCTGGGGCTGCCCTGCTGGGCTGGTCGCTTTGGCCCCTCACGGGCATCGTCTTTGGGTTGCTCGTGGGCGTGAGCGGGCTGTTGGGCGACCTGACCGAGTCGCTGATGAAGCGCGATGTCGGCCTCAAGGACGCGGGCAACTTGATCCCCGGCCACGGCGGCATTCTCGACCGCGCCGACAGCTATATCTTCACCGCCCCGGTCGCCTTCTATTTCATCGATTTCATCGTCCTGGGCCGCCTGCCGCTGCCTTGA
- a CDS encoding DUF3531 family protein, with the protein MQVILREINWTDLWLWFLFEEMPAERQRLYLEQVLDAWYSLGLLGGFNASRLPLHEAAEDLSLSYATYDLGAEDVMPALMHNMGDIEYDGRTAKCWFDLGTADSLALDVLINAVQTLNQEYLPVERFVIGGSQDAPPWGDVDE; encoded by the coding sequence ATGCAAGTCATCCTGCGCGAGATCAACTGGACCGACCTCTGGCTGTGGTTTCTCTTTGAGGAAATGCCGGCGGAGCGCCAGCGCCTCTACCTGGAACAGGTGCTGGATGCCTGGTACTCGCTGGGGCTTTTGGGCGGCTTCAACGCCTCGCGATTGCCGCTGCACGAGGCCGCCGAGGATCTGAGCCTTTCTTACGCGACCTACGACCTGGGCGCAGAAGATGTGATGCCCGCTTTGATGCACAACATGGGCGACATCGAGTACGACGGGCGCACGGCCAAGTGCTGGTTCGATCTGGGCACCGCCGACTCGCTTGCGCTCGATGTGCTGATTAACGCTGTGCAGACTTTAAATCAGGAATACCTACCCGTCGAGCGCTTTGTCATTGGCGGCTCGCAGGACGCTCCGCCCTGGGGCGACGTGGACGAGTGA
- a CDS encoding photosystem II high light acclimation radical SAM protein — protein sequence MPSPSTATRPERILYVRLPCNPIFPIGVVYLADHVHKLFPTLEQEIFDLGAIPPLDFHQALEDKIITFKPSLLVYSWRDIQIYAPVGGRAGNPLQNAFQLFYSENLLERVQGALGGLRLATDYYGELWRNLGLIRRGYAMARAHNREARVVVGGGAISVFYEQLASQLPKGTIVSVGEGETLFEKLLRGEDIASERCYVVGRTRPRPGLVAEPPTPMIKTACNYDYIEQIWPQFDYYLDGDFYIGVQTKRGCPHNCIYCIYTVVEGKQVRVNPAHEVVREMRQLYDRGIRNFWFTDAQFVPSKKYIADCVELLGAIKASGMQDIHWAAYIRADNLPPELTRLMVETGMNYFEIGITSGSQSLVRKMRLGYNLRTVLENCRHLKASGFNDLVSVNYSFNVIGETHQTIRETIAFHRELEAIFGRDKVEPAIFFIGLQPHTGLEEYALDNRILKPGYDPMSMMPWTASKMLWNPEPLGAFFGRVCLEAWRCDANDFGRTVIDILETRLGRAALAEALSAPVAV from the coding sequence ATGCCCTCACCGTCCACCGCCACCCGGCCCGAGCGCATTCTCTACGTGCGCCTGCCCTGCAACCCGATTTTTCCGATCGGCGTCGTGTATCTTGCCGATCATGTCCACAAGCTTTTTCCCACTCTCGAGCAAGAGATCTTTGACCTGGGCGCGATCCCCCCGCTCGATTTTCATCAAGCGCTCGAAGACAAGATCATCACCTTCAAGCCGAGCCTGCTGGTCTACTCCTGGCGTGACATCCAGATCTACGCGCCCGTGGGCGGCCGGGCGGGCAACCCGCTGCAGAACGCCTTTCAGCTTTTTTATTCCGAGAACCTTCTGGAGCGCGTGCAGGGAGCCCTGGGCGGTCTGCGTCTGGCCACCGACTATTACGGCGAACTGTGGCGCAATCTGGGCTTGATCCGCCGCGGCTACGCCATGGCCCGCGCCCACAACCGCGAAGCCCGGGTCGTGGTGGGTGGCGGTGCCATCTCGGTGTTCTACGAGCAACTCGCCTCCCAGCTTCCCAAGGGCACGATCGTCTCGGTGGGCGAGGGGGAGACGCTTTTTGAGAAACTCCTGCGCGGCGAGGATATCGCCTCCGAGCGCTGCTACGTGGTGGGCCGCACCCGGCCGCGGCCGGGTCTGGTGGCCGAGCCCCCCACCCCGATGATCAAGACCGCCTGCAATTACGATTACATCGAGCAAATCTGGCCGCAGTTCGACTACTACCTGGACGGGGATTTTTATATCGGCGTGCAGACCAAGCGCGGCTGCCCCCACAACTGCATCTACTGCATCTACACCGTCGTCGAGGGCAAGCAGGTGCGCGTCAACCCGGCCCATGAAGTAGTCCGGGAGATGCGCCAGCTCTACGACCGGGGCATCCGCAATTTCTGGTTCACCGACGCCCAGTTCGTTCCTTCCAAGAAATATATCGCCGACTGCGTCGAACTGCTCGGGGCGATCAAAGCCTCGGGCATGCAGGATATCCACTGGGCCGCCTACATCCGCGCCGACAATCTGCCCCCTGAACTCACCCGCCTGATGGTCGAGACTGGCATGAACTACTTCGAGATCGGCATCACCTCCGGATCCCAGTCGCTGGTGCGCAAGATGCGTCTTGGCTATAACCTGCGCACGGTGCTCGAAAACTGCCGCCACCTCAAAGCGAGCGGCTTCAACGATCTCGTCTCAGTCAACTACTCGTTCAACGTCATCGGCGAGACCCACCAGACCATCCGCGAGACGATCGCCTTTCACCGCGAACTGGAGGCGATTTTTGGCCGCGACAAAGTCGAACCGGCCATCTTCTTCATCGGCCTCCAACCGCACACGGGCCTTGAAGAATATGCCCTCGATAACCGCATCCTCAAGCCGGGCTACGACCCGATGAGCATGATGCCCTGGACAGCCTCTAAGATGCTGTGGAACCCGGAGCCGCTGGGGGCTTTTTTCGGCCGCGTCTGCCTCGAAGCCTGGCGGTGCGATGCCAACGACTTCGGCCGCACGGTGATCGATATTCTCGAAACCCGCCTGGGGCGAGCCGCACTGGCCGAGGCCCTCAGCGCTCCGGTCGCGGTTTAG
- the secY gene encoding preprotein translocase subunit SecY, with the protein MERGRERQLSAQETFAQMASASGLRRRLLFTLGLLVLSRIGIYIPLPGINQAAFQDATQNNAIIGFLNIFAGGGFTTLGVFMLGILPYINASIIMQLLVPVFPKLEDLQKNEGEQGRRQIAQYTRYLALGWAIVQSIGVAIYIKPFVADWSPLFVLQTTLALTAGAIFVMWLGELITEKGIGNGASLLIFVSIVSSLPTAFSQTFQLLQADSSRVAGVVVLLLVFLAMIVGIVFVQEGTRRIPIISARRQVGPRRQQYQQQQTSYLPLRVNQGGVMPIIFASSLLYLPLTFAQFARNATVDQVVNAISSGWIHNILYLVLILFFSFFYATLIINPEDVSKNLKRMGSSIPGVRPGTATSEYIAKVMNRLTFLGAIFLSAVAIIPTFVEQGTGVTTFNGLGATSLLILVGVAIDTVRQIQTYVISQRYEGMVKR; encoded by the coding sequence ATGGAACGAGGTCGCGAAAGGCAACTGTCGGCGCAGGAAACTTTTGCCCAGATGGCATCAGCCTCCGGGTTGCGCCGCCGCTTGCTGTTTACCCTGGGACTACTGGTACTCTCACGCATCGGTATCTACATCCCACTGCCGGGGATCAACCAGGCCGCCTTTCAGGATGCCACCCAGAACAACGCCATCATCGGCTTTTTGAACATTTTTGCGGGCGGTGGCTTTACAACCCTGGGCGTTTTCATGCTGGGCATTTTGCCCTACATCAACGCCAGCATCATCATGCAGCTGCTGGTGCCGGTCTTTCCCAAACTTGAAGACCTCCAAAAAAACGAAGGCGAACAGGGACGGCGCCAGATAGCCCAGTACACGCGCTATCTGGCCCTTGGCTGGGCCATTGTCCAGAGCATCGGTGTGGCCATTTACATCAAGCCCTTCGTTGCTGACTGGAGTCCGCTGTTTGTCCTCCAGACCACTCTGGCACTCACTGCCGGAGCAATCTTCGTGATGTGGCTGGGGGAACTGATTACCGAAAAAGGAATCGGCAACGGCGCGTCGCTGCTCATTTTCGTGAGCATCGTCTCCAGCCTGCCCACCGCCTTCAGCCAGACCTTCCAGCTTTTGCAGGCCGACTCCTCGCGGGTAGCGGGGGTGGTCGTGCTGCTGCTGGTTTTCCTTGCCATGATTGTGGGGATCGTCTTTGTGCAGGAGGGCACCCGCCGCATCCCAATTATTTCGGCCCGCCGTCAGGTAGGGCCGCGCCGCCAGCAGTACCAGCAGCAGCAGACGAGCTACCTGCCTTTGCGCGTCAACCAGGGCGGCGTCATGCCGATCATCTTTGCCTCTTCGCTGCTGTACCTACCTCTCACCTTTGCCCAGTTCGCCCGCAATGCCACCGTCGACCAGGTGGTCAACGCCATCTCCAGCGGCTGGATCCACAACATCCTCTATCTGGTGTTGATCCTGTTTTTCAGCTTTTTCTACGCGACGCTCATCATCAATCCCGAGGACGTCTCCAAGAACCTCAAGCGCATGGGCTCGAGCATTCCGGGGGTGCGCCCCGGCACCGCCACTTCCGAATACATCGCCAAGGTGATGAATCGGCTGACTTTTCTGGGGGCAATTTTCCTGTCGGCGGTGGCGATCATTCCGACCTTTGTCGAGCAGGGGACTGGCGTCACTACCTTTAACGGTCTGGGGGCTACCTCGCTGTTGATTCTGGTGGGCGTCGCCATCGACACAGTGCGCCAGATCCAGACCTACGTCATCTCCCAGCGCTACGAAGGCATGGTGAAACGCTAG
- a CDS encoding adenylate kinase, whose protein sequence is MATRRLMLLGAPGAGKGTQAQLLMQDLGLPQVSTGDILRAAVKEGTALGLEAQSYMNRGALVPDAVVIGLIEDRLARPDAGGGWILDGFPRTPAQAEALDGLLTNLDQSLEAVVLIDVPEAQLIERLTGRRTCPLCKRIFHVRFNPPPAVPPFCTDHADCPSALVQRPDDTLEVVSKRLNVYRESTEPLVRYYQQQQKLTSVDGDRSPEVVYSELRELLG, encoded by the coding sequence GTGGCCACGCGACGGCTGATGTTGCTTGGCGCTCCGGGAGCGGGCAAGGGCACCCAGGCCCAACTGCTCATGCAGGATCTGGGATTGCCGCAGGTTTCAACGGGCGACATCCTGCGCGCCGCAGTCAAAGAAGGCACTGCCCTGGGGCTTGAAGCCCAGAGCTATATGAACCGCGGCGCGCTGGTGCCCGACGCGGTGGTGATCGGCTTGATCGAAGACCGCCTGGCCCGACCGGACGCCGGCGGCGGCTGGATCCTCGATGGTTTTCCCCGCACCCCCGCCCAGGCAGAAGCGCTCGACGGACTGCTCACCAACCTGGATCAGTCCCTGGAGGCGGTCGTGCTCATCGACGTACCCGAGGCGCAGCTCATCGAGCGGCTCACCGGACGGCGCACTTGCCCGCTGTGCAAGCGCATTTTTCATGTGCGCTTCAATCCGCCGCCGGCGGTGCCGCCTTTTTGTACCGACCATGCCGACTGCCCGAGCGCACTGGTGCAGCGCCCCGACGACACCCTTGAGGTGGTCAGCAAGCGTCTGAACGTCTATCGCGAATCGACCGAGCCACTGGTTCGGTACTACCAGCAGCAACAGAAGCTGACGAGTGTCGATGGGGATCGCTCACCGGAAGTCGTGTACAGCGAACTGCGGGAACTATTAGGTTAA
- a CDS encoding RNA recognition motif domain-containing protein has protein sequence MTLFVGNLPFSATEQEIVEAFTEYGEVKSVKIPMDRETGRPRGFAFVDLESETAEQAAIDDLDGATWNNREIRVNKAEPRPDRRASGGGGGNRGGGGGGGYRGSGGGGGAGGGGGRDRRY, from the coding sequence GTGACTTTATTTGTGGGTAACCTGCCCTTCTCTGCCACCGAGCAGGAAATTGTCGAAGCCTTCACCGAGTACGGCGAAGTGAAATCGGTCAAGATTCCGATGGACCGGGAAACCGGTCGGCCCCGGGGCTTTGCCTTTGTGGACCTCGAATCGGAAACGGCCGAGCAGGCAGCCATTGATGATCTGGACGGCGCCACCTGGAACAACCGTGAAATCCGCGTCAACAAGGCGGAGCCTCGCCCCGATCGCCGTGCGAGCGGCGGCGGTGGCGGCAACCGTGGCGGCGGCGGTGGCGGTGGCTACCGCGGTAGCGGTGGCGGTGGCGGTGCGGGTGGCGGCGGTGGCCGCGATCGCCGCTACTAA
- a CDS encoding TRC40/GET3/ArsA family transport-energizing ATPase, giving the protein MRIILMTGKGGVGKTSMAAATGLRCAELGYRTLVLSTDPAHSLADSLDQPLGHEPRRVSENLWAAELDALVELEDNWGSVKKYITTVLQARGLDGIQAEELAVLPGMDEIFSLVRVKRHYDEADYDVLIIDSAPTGTALRLLSLPEVSGWYVRKFFKPMQGIAKALTPIFDPVARRVVGIPLPNAEVIDAPYEFYEKIEALERILTDNTLTTVRLVTNPEKMVIKESLRAHAYLSLYNVATDLVIANRIIPDGVQDPYFQRWKQAQQVYRQQIHENFAPLPVREIPLYQEEMVGIAALERLKGDLYGEEDPAAVLYTETTLKVVQENGAYRLDLYLPGVPKSEVQLAKTGDELNIRIGNHRRNLVLPQSLAVLQPSGARMHEDFLQIRFIAAAP; this is encoded by the coding sequence ATGCGCATCATCTTGATGACCGGCAAAGGTGGGGTGGGTAAGACCAGCATGGCCGCCGCCACCGGGCTGCGTTGCGCCGAGTTGGGTTACCGGACGCTGGTGCTCTCTACCGATCCTGCTCACTCTCTCGCCGACTCCCTCGATCAGCCTCTGGGGCACGAGCCGAGGCGGGTGAGCGAGAACCTCTGGGCCGCCGAACTGGACGCCCTCGTTGAACTGGAAGACAACTGGGGTTCGGTCAAAAAATACATCACCACCGTCCTGCAGGCGCGCGGCCTCGATGGTATCCAGGCCGAAGAGTTGGCAGTACTGCCGGGCATGGACGAGATCTTCTCCCTGGTACGGGTCAAGCGGCACTACGATGAGGCCGACTACGACGTGCTGATTATCGATTCGGCCCCCACCGGCACGGCTTTGCGCCTATTGAGCCTGCCGGAGGTCTCCGGCTGGTACGTGCGCAAGTTTTTTAAGCCGATGCAGGGGATTGCCAAGGCCCTCACACCCATCTTCGACCCGGTGGCCCGGCGGGTGGTGGGCATCCCGCTGCCGAACGCCGAGGTAATCGATGCGCCCTACGAGTTCTACGAAAAAATCGAGGCGCTGGAGCGCATCCTCACCGACAACACCCTTACTACCGTCCGTCTGGTTACCAACCCTGAGAAGATGGTGATCAAAGAGTCGCTGCGCGCCCACGCCTATCTGAGCCTCTACAACGTGGCCACCGACCTGGTGATTGCCAACCGGATCATCCCCGATGGAGTGCAAGACCCATACTTCCAGCGCTGGAAACAGGCCCAGCAGGTCTATCGCCAGCAGATCCATGAAAACTTTGCCCCCCTGCCGGTGCGGGAGATCCCGCTCTACCAGGAAGAAATGGTGGGCATCGCTGCCCTCGAACGCCTCAAAGGCGATCTCTACGGTGAGGAGGATCCGGCGGCCGTGCTCTATACCGAAACCACCCTCAAGGTTGTGCAGGAGAACGGTGCCTACCGCCTCGACCTCTATCTGCCCGGTGTGCCGAAGTCGGAGGTGCAACTGGCCAAGACCGGCGATGAGTTAAACATTCGTATCGGCAACCACCGCCGCAACCTGGTGTTGCCGCAGTCGCTTGCCGTCCTGCAACCGAGTGGAGCCCGGATGCACGAGGACTTCCTGCAGATTCGCTTCATCGCTGCTGCGCCGTAG
- a CDS encoding energy transducer TonB, with the protein MQPGSLWQRTPNDDGGGLKLILACVVGSALLHAGLFALKLPEPKPPEIPKAQKMVMVETAPKLPPPKPKVEPPKPKPPEPKSFSRKPVPKKSAPQKAKASRTILSSKAVTADAGTVSENQLAGSRGTGYGTEKGDDFGSTSPLGVDGGTGGTDVVETPPPPPPPPPPLVNARPKGAVQPEYPEIAQQNNWEGRVIVKAYINADGSVGEVQVAKSSGHSELDNAALAAVRNTKFEPARRGEESVGAWVRIPVTFALQ; encoded by the coding sequence ATGCAACCCGGATCGCTATGGCAACGGACACCAAATGACGACGGCGGTGGCCTCAAACTCATCCTCGCCTGCGTGGTAGGCTCCGCCCTCCTCCACGCCGGCCTGTTCGCCCTCAAACTGCCCGAACCGAAGCCTCCCGAAATCCCCAAGGCCCAAAAAATGGTCATGGTCGAGACGGCTCCCAAACTGCCGCCTCCCAAACCAAAAGTCGAACCGCCCAAACCGAAACCGCCCGAACCGAAGAGCTTCTCCCGTAAGCCCGTTCCCAAAAAGAGCGCCCCCCAAAAAGCGAAGGCTTCGCGGACGATCCTCTCTTCCAAGGCGGTCACCGCCGACGCCGGCACGGTCAGCGAAAACCAACTGGCCGGTTCGCGCGGCACCGGTTACGGCACCGAAAAGGGCGACGACTTTGGCAGCACCTCGCCTCTCGGTGTCGATGGGGGCACCGGCGGCACCGATGTGGTGGAGACGCCGCCGCCACCGCCGCCGCCGCCGCCGCCGCTGGTCAACGCCCGTCCGAAGGGGGCGGTGCAGCCGGAGTACCCGGAAATCGCCCAGCAGAACAACTGGGAAGGTCGGGTGATCGTCAAGGCTTATATCAACGCGGACGGTTCGGTGGGTGAGGTGCAGGTGGCCAAATCCTCCGGGCACAGCGAGCTGGACAACGCGGCGCTGGCGGCGGTGCGCAACACGAAGTTCGAGCCGGCGCGGCGGGGGGAGGAGTCGGTGGGGGCGTGGGTGCGCATCCCGGTCACCTTCGCCCTGCAGTAG
- a CDS encoding ExbD/TolR family protein, with the protein MTVKLSDSDGDEGSAGEINVVPLIDVLFSILTFFVLASIFLTTQQGLPLDLPKVAPSDQQQVLSQQLTLTITDKGKYLLDKEPIELAKVGPTVKAELDKDPNRMVVVAGSKEAEYQYVVFVLDELRKVNATRIAMATDTK; encoded by the coding sequence ATGACCGTCAAGCTCAGCGACAGCGACGGCGACGAGGGGTCTGCAGGCGAGATTAACGTCGTGCCGCTCATCGACGTGCTGTTTTCGATTTTGACGTTTTTTGTGCTGGCGTCGATCTTCTTGACTACCCAACAGGGGCTGCCGCTGGATCTGCCGAAGGTGGCGCCCTCTGACCAGCAGCAGGTGCTCAGCCAGCAGCTGACGCTCACCATCACCGACAAGGGCAAATACCTCCTGGACAAGGAGCCCATCGAGCTAGCCAAGGTCGGCCCGACGGTCAAGGCTGAACTCGACAAAGACCCAAACCGAATGGTGGTGGTGGCCGGCAGCAAGGAGGCGGAGTATCAGTACGTTGTATTCGTACTCGATGAACTCAGGAAGGTCAATGCAACCCGGATCGCTATGGCAACGGACACCAAATGA
- a CDS encoding MotA/TolQ/ExbB proton channel family protein: MAVIDWFVRGGIVMWPMLLCSIIALAIIIERIIYYVRLLPRQKAFVEQAFATERFQPDQLRRLINENADIPLGRIFGSALSVRTDDETAFRLAIEGAAKTEIPKLKRFVSVLDTIVTLSPLLGLLGTVLGLINSFASLGLGTEASSKGLEVAGGISEALIATATGMMVALFTLIFASLFRALARRQIVLMETAGTQLELRWRMAEAEGVKR; the protein is encoded by the coding sequence ATGGCAGTCATAGACTGGTTTGTGCGGGGCGGCATCGTCATGTGGCCGATGCTGTTGTGCTCGATCATCGCCCTGGCCATCATCATCGAGCGCATCATCTACTACGTCCGCCTGCTGCCGCGCCAAAAAGCCTTTGTGGAGCAGGCCTTCGCCACCGAGCGCTTCCAGCCGGACCAGCTGCGTAGACTGATCAACGAAAATGCCGATATTCCGCTGGGACGGATCTTCGGTTCGGCGCTCTCGGTGCGCACCGACGACGAGACGGCCTTTCGCCTGGCCATCGAAGGGGCGGCCAAAACCGAGATCCCCAAGCTCAAGCGTTTTGTCTCGGTGCTCGATACGATCGTGACGCTCTCGCCGCTGTTGGGTTTGTTGGGAACGGTGTTGGGTCTGATCAATTCCTTTGCGTCGTTGGGTCTGGGCACGGAGGCATCCAGCAAGGGTCTGGAGGTGGCCGGGGGCATTTCCGAGGCGCTGATTGCGACGGCGACGGGGATGATGGTGGCACTGTTTACGCTGATCTTTGCGAGTTTGTTTCGGGCGCTGGCTCGCCGTCAGATCGTGCTGATGGAGACGGCGGGGACGCAGTTGGAGTTGCGTTGGCGGATGGCTGAGGCCGAAGGAGTGAAGCGATGA